From a single Apium graveolens cultivar Ventura chromosome 2, ASM990537v1, whole genome shotgun sequence genomic region:
- the LOC141695996 gene encoding protein FAR1-RELATED SEQUENCE 5-like: MVTSDKVQFMQRSKNIDPVTRALLELFDKSGIETAKAMRFLGETWGGVEKLEFSNQDVRNVIRDIRRRVFDSGDAGSGMALLRQLKEKSFENFFYRVDLDEENRVRGLVWVDHRSLNAYTNFGDIVSFDSTYRTNTYYMPFIPITGVNHHYQNILFRFALMRDETEISYKWVLKTWLEAVGNKPPLTIITDQDIALGNAIAEILPDTKHILCSWHISNKFLEKLSALYTQYPEFKGDFNDCLYKSLSPTEFVGKWEVLVDKYGLEDHV, encoded by the coding sequence ATGGTAACCTCGGATAAAGTACAATTCATGCAAAGGTCCAAAAATATAGATCCGGTTACCCGAGCATTGCTTGAGTTATTTGATAAATCGGGCATTGAAACCGCTAAAGCGATGAGATTTCTTGGTGAAACATGGGGTGGTGTGGAAAAACTTGAATTTTCTAATCAAGATGTTCGTAACGTAATTCGTGATATTCGACGACGGGTGTTCGATTCCGGTGATGCGGGGAGTGGGATGGCATTGCTACGACAATTGAAAGAAAAAAGTTTTGAAAACTTTTTCTATCGAGTTGATTTGGATGAAGAAAATAGAGTTAGAGGTTTGGTTTGGGTTGATCATCGATCATTGAACGCATACACGAATTTTGGAGATATTGTTTCATTTGACTCCACATATAGGACCAATACGTATTATATGCCGTTTATACCAATAACCGGGGTCAATCACCATTACCAAAATATCTTGTTCAGGTTTGCACTCATGCGGGATGAGACGGAGATTTCATATAAATGGGTTTTGAAGACATGGTTGGAAGCCGTTGGAAACAAACCTCCCCTCACTATTATTACGGATCAAGATATAGCATTGGGAAATGCTATTGCCGAGATTTTGCCGGATACCAAGCACATATTATGTTCGTGGCACATAAGTAATAAATTTCTCGAAAAATTGTCGGCTTTGTACACACAATATCCGGAATTTAAAGGGGATTTTAATGATTGTTTGTACAAGTCGTTGTCACCCACGGAATTTGTTGGTAAGTGGGAGGTTTTGGTTGATAAGTATGGACTCGAGGATCATGTTTAG